CTGAGCAGCGCATCCCCGTGAACACAGAGGACATCTATGTGCACCCTGGCTGGAAGTCCTTCTGCGTGGCCTGCGGGTGAGTGAGGCTGGCACATGATGTgcccctgggctgggctgggctggaacGGGGAGGTTTCCAAGACAGGTTGGGATCCTGACGGCCTGCTGAGGCTGTTTCCAGAGCTGCCTTTGAacaaagactcccccccccccagccttagCCCCCAAACTGACTCTTGGTCCTGCTGGATCAAAATCTGGTCATAGACAGTGCCTCTGAGCAGGCAAGGAGTGTTTTCCCTCTCCCCCGAGTAACTAGCCTCCTTTGGACctgggatttggggagagtgtTTCCACGGTGGGGCACCTCTTGCTTGAGAAACGGAGCCTTCCCGGGGGTGGGAAGAATCCAGGCCAGGAGGCCTCTGAGGGGGATGCCCAGGCAGGGCAGCCGGACCCTTGaagcccttctctccctcccagcaATGACATTGCCCTGCTGAAGCTGTCCCGCAGCGCGGAGCTGAATGACAAGGTGAAGCTGGCCTGCCTCCCGCCTGCAGGGGAAGTCCTGCCCAACGAGTACCCCTGCTACATCAGCGGCTGGGGACGCCTCTACAGTACGTCATTGcacccagtttggagagccagtttggtgtagtggtgaagtgcgtggactcttatctgagagaaccgggtttgattccccactcctctccttgcagctgctggaatggccttgggtcagccatagctctcttatctgggagaactgggtttgatttccccctcctgcacttgcagctgctggaatggccttgggtcagccatagtggttgtgagtggactcttatctgagagaaccgcgtttgattcccccatcctccacttgcagctgctggaatggccttgggtcatctagagctctcttatctgggagaaccgggtttgatttcccactcctccacttgcagctgctggaatggccttgggtcagctatagtggttaagtgagcggactcttatctgagagaaccgtgtttgattccccactcctccacttgcacctgctagcatagtcttgggtcagccatagctctggcagaggttgtccttgaaaagggagctgctgtgagagccctctcagccccacccacctcaaagggtgtctgttgtggggaggaagataaaggagattgtgaaccactctgagactctgagattcggagtggagggtgggatataaacccaatatcttcttcttcttccttacagCTGTTGGGCTGAGCAGGGAGGGAGACgttgccctgtgtgtgtgtgtgtgagtgcacgCGTGCAAGAGAGTGTCTCAGTTCACACAGGTGTGCCCTCACACTAACCCCCAAGTCCCTCAGTTGGCCTGGAAAAACAGAAGCAAGTGTGCGCCCAGGGGCACCTCGAAGGCCCACAAAGTGTAATTCTGGGGAGAGCTTTTGTGCGCAGCGCAGGCTTTGTTAGTCTTCACGGAGCCTGACTGCACCTTTCTTCCCAAGTCCTTCGCGAGGCCTGTGGGTGCCATCCTTCTCCTTAGCGCAAGGAGCCATCAAGCCAGAGGTGGCGAGAGAGGCATCCTTCCCAAAGGCCGTTCAGCtctccctgacctggattgtAGCCCCGTCTCAGCAGATCAGCTGACCCATGGGGGACCACTCCAAGCAACTCGGGGGGCTGCCGCAGAGGCGGGGGATGGCAAGCTCCCTGCCTCTCCAAGGACTGGTCTCTGCCCCTGCCACAGATTTGAATGGGGGAGCTTGCAGGAGGCCCCGCCCacagccttgccttgccttgcagctggcggccccctcccctcccggctGCAGCAGGCGGTGCTTCCAGTGGTGGACCACGCCCACTGCACCCAGTCTGACTGGTGGGGGGCCCTCGCCATTCGAGAGACCATGGTGTGCGCCGGCGGAGACATCCGAGCAGGCTGCAACGTGAGTGGGGGCTCGGGGCTCTGCACCTTCTGCTGTGGCAATGGGAATGCGAATGATGGGCAGGGAGAGAAGCCTGCGGGGGGGGTGTGCAGGGGGCAAGGGCAGCGTTGTGCCATGCAGAGCCTGCCCATCAGGCCTCTGACCTCGAGCTCATCCACAGGGCGATTCCGGTGGCCCCCTCAACTGCCAAGCTGCAGACGGAAGGTGGGAGGTCCACGGCATTGCCAGCTTTGTCTCTGGCCTGGGGTGCAACGCCCTGAAGAAGCCCACCGTCTTCACCCGAGTCTCAGCATTCGAGGACTGGATCCAGGAGGTGAGCTGCCCGGGGGCTCAGTCACTCGGCTGGGGGTGGAACTCCTGggaaggaattgggggggggggagcagaaggcagcttaCTGGGACACCTGAAGAGTAACCAAGACCCCACGGCAAACAAAGTCCCCAAGACCCTGCACCGACCAGAGTGGAGCTCCATGCTGGAGCATTTCCAACTATGGTGGGCACACTGCCAGGTAATGCTTGGTGGAGTTCAGCTGGAGGTTAGAGTCAGTTTTGGGCCTTGGTTCAGCCTGGCCTCAGGCCACAGAAATCTCAGTCCACTTAACTAACACTTTGTGAGAAAACTATGACAgtgttattgttttaaaaaagagacacCTACCATAAAAGCCTGAAGTGGCTGGTTTGGCAGATCAGAAAACGTACTTAAAgggaagtaaagtaaagtaaagaggagccctgtggcgcagagtggtaagctgcagtactgcagtccaagctctgctcacaacctgagttccatcccagcgGAACCACCCTGTagaaatctgccaagaaaatgtcatgatgtggcatcaccccatgggtcagtaatgatgcgctgcttgcacaggggactacctttacctttttacctttaaagtAAAGTGGGCACGTAGCTGAACCAGGCCCAAATATGCTCAGGCTGCAAACCTTGACCCAGAATGGTGGCCCCGGAACAGACGTGTCCATCCTCTGCAGCCAAAAGAACAAAAGCATTGGGGGGCATTTTAACAGCTATTGGATTGTTGTGAGCCAGCGTCCACTGCAAAGTCAAGCTTCGATCATCGGTCTGGTTGTTGAGAAGACAGTCCCCTGGTTTATGATGCATTGTTGGGATTTGTCCTTTAAATTCAGGGGTTGAGTACACAAACAAGATCCACACTGCGTTTAAGTTTAGATAGAAACATATACTTTACTGGAAAATAGGGAAGGGTACTTTgaatgaaaagaaaaagagaaaaaggcaTTCCTAGATGCTAAACTGTGTCCAAACAGCTACGTGGTTACAAACCTCAATGCTGATTCTTCCCCAAAAAACAAAGGCCAGAACATCAGCAATATAGCTTGCAGGGGAGATCAAAGCAATTCACCAAACAAGATGCTATCTGACCAACAGAAAGGTTACCAGTCACTTAACTAGGATACGCTGCTCCCTCTAAACCTTCCCACTTTGACTAGATTAGATAAGGTAACTTCCTACTAACAACAACATTTAACTTCGCAATGACTGAAATGTAAGCAATGTTGTATTTTCCAACATGTATGTTTCCCATATAAGTCCTCCCACCATGCATTTGCTATATTTAAACC
The Heteronotia binoei isolate CCM8104 ecotype False Entrance Well chromosome 18, APGP_CSIRO_Hbin_v1, whole genome shotgun sequence genome window above contains:
- the LOC132587302 gene encoding proproteinase E-like, whose product is MLVLLIPIWLAAGASGCGEPVYAPNARVVNGEDANPFSWPWQISLQYEKDGAFHHTCGGSLIAPNWVMTAGHCISKSRRYEVVLGEYDMEQEEGSEQRIPVNTEDIYVHPGWKSFCVACGNDIALLKLSRSAELNDKVKLACLPPAGEVLPNEYPCYISGWGRLYTGGPLPSRLQQAVLPVVDHAHCTQSDWWGALAIRETMVCAGGDIRAGCNGDSGGPLNCQAADGRWEVHGIASFVSGLGCNALKKPTVFTRVSAFEDWIQEVSCPGAQSLGWGWNSWEGIGGGGAEGSLLGHLKSNQDPTANKVPKTLHRPEWSSMLEHFQLWWAHCQDLPPPLKCDLMAKKKEKDLQLAGVQGTPQLLFCSGALAGCPAENLIALVDKESSPCACSSVPLLSQPPCLALQSAPSLSHLPIPLLPRLLRKNPTHPEGTGGSQAGHCRQRLFPGGPGTFTTSRVPFYR